Proteins found in one Thermodesulfobacteriota bacterium genomic segment:
- the glnA gene encoding type I glutamate--ammonia ligase encodes MTPREVLEFAKENECRFVDLKFQDFLGLWMHYSRPIQELDEATFEDGYGFDGSSIRGWQPIHASDMLVVPDPETARIDPFPRERTLHLIGNIFDPITREPYSRDPRHIARKAESYLMGTGVGDTAYFGPEAEFFVFDDVRFDQTRNSAFYLVDSEEGRWNTGRDEQPNLAYKPRYKEGYFPAPPTDSLNDLRNEMVLELMRVGIHVELQHHEVATAGQGEIDIRYAPLVEQGDNLQWFKYILKNVARRNGKALTFMPKPLFEDNGSGMHVHQSIWKKGVNVFAGEKYGGLSQEALWYVGGILRHAPALCAVCNPSTNSYKRLVPGYEAPVNLAYSSRNRSAAVRIPMYSTNPKAKRVEFRTPDPSCNGYLAFAAMLMAGLDGIENRIDPGEPLDKDIYGLSPEQLRGVPSTPASLADALDALEADHEFLLRGDVFTEDVIETWIGWKRKHEVDAVNMRPVPWEFALYFDC; translated from the coding sequence ATGACTCCCAGGGAAGTGCTGGAGTTCGCCAAGGAAAACGAGTGCCGGTTCGTCGACCTCAAGTTCCAGGACTTCCTGGGGCTGTGGATGCACTACTCCCGGCCCATCCAGGAGCTCGACGAGGCCACCTTCGAGGACGGCTACGGGTTCGACGGCTCCAGCATCCGGGGGTGGCAGCCCATCCACGCCTCCGACATGCTCGTGGTCCCCGACCCCGAAACCGCGCGCATCGACCCCTTTCCCCGGGAGCGGACGCTGCACCTCATCGGCAACATCTTCGACCCCATCACCCGGGAGCCCTACTCCCGGGACCCCCGCCACATCGCCCGCAAGGCCGAGAGCTACCTGATGGGCACAGGTGTGGGGGATACGGCCTACTTCGGGCCGGAAGCCGAGTTCTTCGTCTTCGACGACGTGCGCTTCGACCAGACCCGCAACAGCGCCTTCTACCTGGTGGACTCCGAAGAAGGGCGCTGGAACACGGGGCGCGACGAGCAGCCGAACCTCGCCTACAAGCCCCGGTACAAGGAGGGCTACTTCCCGGCACCCCCCACCGACAGCCTAAACGACCTGCGCAACGAGATGGTGCTGGAGCTCATGCGGGTGGGCATCCACGTGGAGCTCCAGCATCACGAGGTGGCCACCGCAGGCCAGGGCGAGATCGACATCCGCTACGCCCCCCTGGTGGAGCAGGGCGACAACCTCCAGTGGTTCAAGTACATCCTGAAGAACGTGGCCCGGCGCAACGGCAAGGCGCTCACCTTTATGCCCAAGCCCCTCTTCGAGGACAACGGCTCGGGCATGCACGTGCACCAGTCCATCTGGAAGAAGGGGGTCAACGTCTTCGCAGGGGAAAAGTACGGGGGCCTCTCCCAGGAGGCCCTGTGGTACGTGGGGGGCATTCTCCGGCACGCCCCGGCCCTGTGCGCCGTCTGCAACCCCTCCACCAACTCCTACAAGCGGCTGGTGCCGGGGTACGAGGCGCCGGTGAACCTGGCCTACTCCAGCCGCAATCGGTCGGCGGCGGTACGCATCCCCATGTACTCCACCAACCCCAAGGCCAAGCGCGTGGAGTTCCGCACCCCCGACCCGAGCTGCAACGGCTACCTGGCCTTTGCCGCCATGCTCATGGCCGGGCTCGACGGCATCGAGAACCGCATCGACCCGGGCGAGCCCCTGGACAAGGACATCTACGGCCTCTCCCCCGAGCAGCTCCGGGGGGTGCCCTCCACCCCCGCGAGCCTCGCCGACGCCCTCGACGCCCTGGAGGCGGACCACGAGTTCCTCCTGCGGGGCGACGTGTTCACCGAGGACGTGATCGAGACCTGGATCGGGTGGAAGCGCAAGCACGAGGTGGACGCCGTGAACATGCGCCCCGTGCCCTGGGAGTTCGCCCTGTACTTCGACTGCTAA